A DNA window from Nitrospira sp. contains the following coding sequences:
- a CDS encoding DUF262 and DUF1524 domain-containing protein — protein MKATEARLLDLLKKSPQFVIPIYQRTYSWTEKECRQLWDDIVRCGRSDKITVHFVGSIVYVESGVSQVTHQAPLLVIDGQQRLTTVSLLLAALAKAVGEGEPFDGFSQRKIKNYYLLNPEESGERHFKLLLSQTDKASLTAIVGNEESPQHPSLRITANYGSFEKWIAEDKVELATLCKGLAKLVVVDIALTRDQDNPQLIFESMNSTGKELSQADLIRNFILMGLEPVLQARLYEQFWRPMELDFGQEAYGTHFDGFMRHYLTVKTGEIPNINAVYDAFKGHARDSRADATDDKSHIESLVHEIRDYARHFCAMALGSEPDADLKLAFQDLRELKVDVAYPFLLELYHDYKANTLPKAALLASVRLIEAYVFRRAICAIPTNSMNKTFATFTKALKKDRYFESIQAHYLLLPSYRRFPTDDEFRRDLQTRDLYNFRSRSYWLRRLENHGRKERVMVDEYTIEHILPQNENLSPKWREALGEGWQTVQKTWLHTLGNLTLTAYNSDYSDRPFDDKRDMPDAPEKGLKQSPLKLNQGLGALESWSEGAIKVRAGKLADLAVNVWSAPVLPRDILDAYRPKADAVAEYTIEDHPYLARGSDMYGSTVRDLFKAFRKAVLGLDPCVSEEFLKLYVAYKAETNFVDVIPQAKRLLLSINMDFAEVNDPKGLCRDVAGMGRWGNGDVEISLSKADELPYVIGLVRQSLELQLGSGGDA, from the coding sequence ATGAAAGCCACCGAAGCCAGATTGCTTGATCTCCTCAAGAAGTCGCCCCAGTTCGTCATTCCGATATATCAACGCACCTATTCGTGGACCGAGAAGGAATGCCGCCAACTGTGGGACGACATTGTACGTTGTGGCCGCAGCGATAAGATCACCGTCCATTTCGTCGGTTCCATCGTGTATGTCGAGAGCGGCGTATCCCAAGTCACGCATCAAGCCCCGCTCCTCGTCATTGACGGCCAGCAGCGCCTGACCACGGTATCGCTGTTGCTGGCGGCTCTCGCCAAAGCAGTGGGAGAAGGCGAACCGTTTGACGGCTTCTCGCAGCGTAAGATCAAGAATTATTACCTGCTCAATCCGGAAGAATCTGGTGAACGTCACTTCAAGCTGTTGCTGTCCCAAACTGACAAGGCCTCGCTCACTGCCATTGTTGGTAATGAGGAGTCGCCTCAACATCCGTCCCTCCGCATCACGGCGAATTACGGGTCGTTTGAAAAATGGATTGCGGAAGACAAGGTCGAACTCGCTACGTTGTGCAAGGGGCTGGCGAAGTTGGTCGTCGTGGACATCGCGCTGACCCGCGATCAGGACAACCCGCAGCTCATTTTCGAAAGCATGAACTCAACTGGCAAGGAGTTGAGTCAGGCCGATCTTATCCGCAACTTCATTTTGATGGGGCTTGAACCAGTTCTGCAAGCGCGGCTGTACGAGCAGTTCTGGCGCCCCATGGAGTTGGATTTCGGGCAGGAAGCCTATGGCACGCACTTCGATGGCTTCATGCGGCATTACCTCACTGTCAAGACGGGCGAAATTCCCAATATCAATGCCGTTTACGACGCCTTCAAAGGCCATGCGCGAGACTCACGGGCCGATGCCACTGATGATAAAAGCCACATCGAAAGCCTGGTTCATGAGATTCGTGACTACGCCCGACATTTCTGCGCGATGGCGCTGGGCAGCGAACCCGACGCCGACCTCAAGTTGGCCTTCCAAGACCTGCGCGAGCTGAAAGTGGATGTGGCGTATCCGTTCCTGCTGGAGCTATATCACGACTACAAGGCTAACACTCTACCCAAAGCCGCCTTACTGGCGAGTGTGCGTCTTATCGAAGCGTATGTATTCCGTCGTGCCATCTGCGCGATCCCGACCAATTCGATGAATAAGACGTTTGCCACCTTCACTAAGGCGCTGAAGAAGGACCGCTATTTCGAGAGCATACAGGCGCACTATTTGTTGCTGCCGTCCTACCGACGATTCCCCACAGACGACGAGTTCCGCCGAGATTTACAAACCCGCGATCTCTACAACTTCCGCAGTCGCAGTTATTGGTTGCGCCGTTTGGAGAATCACGGTCGCAAAGAGCGTGTGATGGTAGACGAATACACCATCGAGCATATCTTGCCGCAGAATGAAAACCTCTCGCCCAAATGGCGCGAAGCGCTCGGCGAAGGCTGGCAGACGGTTCAGAAAACCTGGTTGCACACACTCGGCAATCTAACGCTGACCGCCTACAACTCCGACTATAGTGATCGGCCCTTTGACGATAAACGGGACATGCCGGATGCTCCGGAGAAAGGGTTGAAGCAAAGCCCGCTCAAACTCAATCAGGGACTTGGTGCGTTGGAGTCTTGGAGCGAAGGCGCAATCAAGGTCCGCGCTGGCAAGCTTGCAGACCTTGCGGTCAACGTTTGGTCCGCCCCTGTGCTGCCCCGCGATATTCTGGATGCCTACCGTCCGAAAGCCGATGCCGTCGCGGAGTACACCATCGAAGACCATCCTTACTTGGCGAGGGGCAGCGACATGTACGGAAGTACTGTCCGAGATCTCTTCAAGGCCTTTCGCAAAGCGGTGCTCGGGCTCGACCCGTGCGTGAGCGAGGAATTTCTGAAGCTGTATGTGGCTTATAAGGCTGAGACCAACTTTGTGGACGTGATTCCACAGGCGAAGCGATTACTCCTTTCGATCAATATGGACTTCGCCGAGGTGAATGACCCCAAGGGGCTGTGCAGAGATGTCGCGGGCATGGGGCGCTGGGGCAATGGCGATGTGGAAATTAGCCTCTCCAAAGCGGACGAGCTGCCGTATGTGATTGGATTGGTCAGACAATCCCTGGAGTTGCAACTCGGTAGTGGTGGAGACGCATGA
- a CDS encoding restriction endonuclease subunit S — protein sequence MKNGWKTKSLGEVCSFLNRGISPRYLESGGICVLNQKCIRDHRVSYEPSRRHDARAKKVGSERLIQAGDVLVNSTGTGTLGRVAQLREAPLEPTTVDSHVTIVRPTPGKFYPEFFGYMLVVIEDAIKEAGEGCGGQTELARSALAEKFPVHYPESLFEQQRIVGILDEAFEGLATAKANAEKNLRNARALFESHLQSVFTQRGKGWENLQLVSVCDLFVDSAHRTPKYADDGIPALRPRDVVNGKLNLEGALRVCEEEYEIQSKRYKPKPGDIVYSRELSYGWAALLPRSPRVCLSQGMCLFRPSSKLDASFLLYVLNGSIGREQATRAAVGAAHPHINLGDIKSYLIPMPPLETQRQIAEQLNALREESQRLESIYQRKLAALDALKKSLLHQAFSGAL from the coding sequence ATGAAGAATGGGTGGAAGACAAAGAGTCTTGGCGAAGTCTGCTCATTTCTGAATCGCGGCATTTCTCCCAGGTATCTCGAAAGTGGAGGGATTTGTGTCCTGAACCAGAAGTGCATTCGTGATCATCGCGTCAGCTATGAACCCTCACGCAGACATGATGCGCGGGCAAAGAAGGTTGGAAGTGAAAGGCTGATCCAAGCCGGGGACGTGCTCGTCAACTCCACTGGAACAGGGACGCTTGGTCGTGTTGCACAACTTCGTGAAGCTCCTCTGGAGCCGACGACTGTTGATTCGCATGTGACCATTGTTCGTCCTACTCCGGGGAAGTTCTATCCGGAGTTCTTCGGCTACATGCTCGTGGTCATCGAAGACGCCATCAAGGAAGCTGGCGAGGGTTGTGGAGGCCAAACGGAATTGGCTCGGTCCGCCTTGGCTGAAAAGTTCCCGGTACACTATCCAGAATCGCTCTTCGAGCAACAGCGGATCGTTGGTATCCTCGACGAAGCGTTTGAGGGCCTGGCCACCGCCAAGGCCAACGCCGAAAAGAACCTCCGCAACGCCCGCGCCCTCTTCGAAAGCCACCTCCAATCCGTTTTCACTCAGCGCGGTAAGGGATGGGAAAATCTTCAACTTGTTTCGGTGTGTGATCTCTTTGTGGATAGTGCCCATCGGACGCCAAAATACGCGGACGACGGAATCCCAGCTTTGCGCCCGCGTGACGTAGTGAATGGAAAACTCAACTTGGAAGGGGCATTGCGAGTCTGCGAAGAGGAATATGAGATTCAGTCAAAAAGGTACAAACCAAAGCCAGGGGACATCGTCTATTCGAGGGAACTTAGTTATGGTTGGGCGGCACTGCTGCCGAGGTCGCCTCGTGTCTGCCTTTCCCAAGGAATGTGCCTGTTTCGACCCTCCTCAAAACTCGACGCTTCATTCCTCCTCTACGTGTTGAATGGCTCAATAGGTCGTGAGCAGGCTACGAGAGCGGCAGTAGGAGCAGCCCATCCACATATCAACCTTGGCGACATCAAATCATACCTGATTCCAATGCCGCCATTAGAAACACAACGGCAGATTGCCGAGCAATTAAATGCTCTTCGCGAAGAAAGCCAACGCCTCGAATCCATCTACCAGCGAAAGCTCGCCGCGCTGGATGCGTTGAAGAAGTCGCTGCTGCACCAAGCGTTCAGCGGAGCACTGTAG